A segment of the Asinibacterium sp. OR53 genome:
AAGATGCAGGCGGTAATAAAATGTGCCATTACTTTCATACCCGATTGCTCAAACAACGTCAGGAATTGTGCGTTTTCCGTGTCGTTCAGACTAATTGAATAACGGTGTGTCGCCGGGTCATTTTTAGGCTTGCGACCCACCTTACTTATTTGATTTCTTTTACTGTCTTCCATATCTCAATCCATTATAATTATCATAAACCACGACTTCGGAGTGCGTTTTCCAGCCCCCTGCTAAGGGCAAGTTGTTTTTAGCTGCGGAAAGTATTTCGAGCAGCTAAAAACATAACTTGCTCCTTTCTGGTGAAAGGAAAATCCGCCCTTCGGGACGGATTAGATAAAGCAGAAAAAAACGGCTTGTAGCCGTTCCACCTGTTGCCTTTTATCTGAAATGATTTCTCCATTCACTCTTTGTATTGAAGCCGATACAAAATAAGCGCAGCTTTCCCGAAGCATTGCAGTGTAGTACACTGCCAAACACTGCCATAGAACGCCAATACAGGACAGGTTTAATAAAGCAGGGATATACCTGCATTTCTTTGTGTAGGCATTTGCGATTGCCTGTGTAAGTATGTAACAACATAGCTGCGTAGCTACGCAAATACACAGGCAGGCAATCAGGTAAATAATGTTGTATGCAAGTGGGCAAGCCTGTATTGAATGCAGTAAGCAGTTATGCAGATACACAAGTAAAAAAGCGCAGTTGCATTTATCGCAATACAGTTAAAAATATCCGCATACAACAACCTGCAAATAATAATGTGCGAATGTGCTTTTGCACCATTGCACATAAATGAATAAACAGCTATACAGGTATATCGATGTATAAATAGATAAGTAGATAATTAAAAACAGTTATGCACATGGACACAAAGAAACAACCATTGTTTATCGCCTTTTCCTCTCAAAAAGGTGGTGTAGGAAAAAGCACTTTTACCACGCTGGTAGCAAGTCTTCTTCATTATCGGCTGGGCTATAATGTTGCCGTCTTCGACTGCGACTTTCCGCAACACAGCCTTATGCAGATGAGGTCAAGGGATATGAGCAGCATTATGGGCAATGAGGTGTACAAAAAACTCGCTCATAAGCAGTTTACAAGTATCAACAAAAAAGCCTATCCCGTTATGCAGCATCGGGCAGACGGTGTACTGGATAAAGTAGAGCAATTTCTGCAAACCACTACCGTTGCTTTGGACGTGGTTTTCTTCGACCTGCCCGGTACGGTTAATTCCGCAGGAATATTGAAAACGCTGGCTGGAATGCACCACATCTTTACACCAATCATAGCCGACCGTGTAGTGATGGAAAGCACATTGATTTTTACGCAAGTCCTCAACGATGTGGTAAGAAAGCAGGGCGCAACTTCTATTCAAAGCATTAATCTGTTTTGGAACCAAGTGGACGGAAGGGAAAGAACCGCATTGTACGGCGTTTATGAGGACTTAATCAACAGCTTAGGCATTCACCTTATGCGCACCCGTATCACGGATAGCAAGCGTTTTCGCAAAGAGGGCGAAGCCGATGCAAAAACAGTCTTCCGTTCCACCTTGCTGCCTGCCGATGAACGATTGATGAACGCCTGCCGACTGGACTTGTTTATGGATGAGTTTTTAAGAACTGTGAAACTGTAAGCCCTATGGAAAATAAGAAGAAAAACCAGCCGGAGATAGACGAAGAATTTTTGATGAACATTATCGCCGATGGTGTAAAAAAAGAGGGTTTGAATGTAACGCCTGAACCACCCCAAAAACAGGAACAGGAGAAAGAGCCGGACAAGCCCGTGAGCAAGGAAAAGAGCCGTTCTAAAAAAGCCAGCGAAGCAGATTATGAAAAGCTGTTTTTCAAAAGAGCGGAAACCAACGCCCGCTACGGAAAGTCGGTGTACATACGTCCCGATTTCCACGAAAAGCTGACCCGTATTGTACAAGTCATTGGTGAGGATAAGATAACGATATACGCCTATCTCGATAACCTGCTGGAATACCATTTTCAGGAATTTGGCGAAGACATCACCAAGAGTTTTAACGAAAAGTATAAACCCATTTTATAGTCATGGAAATTGTAATTGTTATCTGTTTGCTCATTGTTATTGTGCTGCTGGCAAAAGACAAAATCATCATTAAAAAAGTGGTGAAAAACAAACAGCAGCAACCTGTGACCAATCTGGATTTGCCGGAAATAATGGGCAAGCCAAAGCCTGTTGAACGCCATGGAGTGCCAACTGCTGCCACTCAACGCCAAAAAGAAAAAAAGGAAGATATACCTGATAATTTTGAAACAGAAACCCATGAAACAGGTTTTGCGAGGGAAATTCCGCCGGAGGAATTGGATGATGTTTTTGGGAGTGCGCCTGTTTCCGATTTTGAGAATGAGGACGAGGAATGGGAAGAACAGGGAATGCCGAACAGCGACAATGGGTTTGCCACAGGGGTTACCTACGAGGAACTGACAACCGTGGGGGCATTGCTTCAGCAGGATGTACTGGAAGCTGCCTCTCAACAAAAAGCGGTCGATATAGTTCAGCGAATGCAGGGAACCGAATTGTTTAGTCTGCTCGAAAACTCCATAGCAGGGGCTTCACGAAAGATTGCGGAGTTGTTGGATAGAAGCCTCCCTGCCGGAACGGATTTCGGTTCTTCCGATGAGCGGAAAAGTAGTGTAGAGGGTTTCGACATTGGGGAGTTTGTGTAAGCAAACTCCCTTTTGTTTTATATAGCTTTATCAAGCCTTTTATGAATGTAGGATATGGTGTTCAAAACATCCAAAGCCTCGTCTTCGGTAATTTCAAATTTGATTTTAGGCTCATGCGCCGTTGAATTTCTGATTAAGCCGAACATTCCTTTAATTAGGTTACATAATCCTAAATGCTCGCTTCTGTCCGTATCTGTTTTTAAGTGATTAATTTTAACCAATGGGTTACTGGTAGAAAATGAAGTTTCTGCTAAAGCA
Coding sequences within it:
- a CDS encoding DUF3408 domain-containing protein; this translates as MENKKKNQPEIDEEFLMNIIADGVKKEGLNVTPEPPQKQEQEKEPDKPVSKEKSRSKKASEADYEKLFFKRAETNARYGKSVYIRPDFHEKLTRIVQVIGEDKITIYAYLDNLLEYHFQEFGEDITKSFNEKYKPIL
- a CDS encoding ParA family protein — encoded protein: MDTKKQPLFIAFSSQKGGVGKSTFTTLVASLLHYRLGYNVAVFDCDFPQHSLMQMRSRDMSSIMGNEVYKKLAHKQFTSINKKAYPVMQHRADGVLDKVEQFLQTTTVALDVVFFDLPGTVNSAGILKTLAGMHHIFTPIIADRVVMESTLIFTQVLNDVVRKQGATSIQSINLFWNQVDGRERTALYGVYEDLINSLGIHLMRTRITDSKRFRKEGEADAKTVFRSTLLPADERLMNACRLDLFMDEFLRTVKL